The Listeria welshimeri serovar 6b str. SLCC5334 genome has a window encoding:
- a CDS encoding PTS fructose transporter subunit IIB encodes MKVVGVTSCIAGLAHTPMAAKALEKAGVKLGHDVKIEQQGAMGTIDEITPAEVSAADVVIIAADKVIDGEDRFKGKPVVRVKIGQCVANGEAVLSKVVAAIEARNQKEAN; translated from the coding sequence ATGAAAGTTGTAGGAGTTACGTCATGTATCGCAGGACTCGCGCACACACCAATGGCAGCAAAAGCATTAGAAAAAGCGGGAGTGAAATTAGGACACGATGTCAAAATTGAACAACAAGGAGCAATGGGCACAATTGACGAAATCACACCAGCTGAAGTGAGCGCAGCAGATGTTGTCATTATTGCGGCAGATAAAGTGATTGATGGAGAAGATCGTTTCAAAGGAAAACCAGTTGTTCGAGTAAAAATTGGGCAATGTGTTGCAAACGGGGAAGCGGTGTTAAGTAAAGTAGTTGCAGCAATTGAAGCACGTAATCAAAAGGAGGCTAATTAA